Proteins co-encoded in one Gossypium arboreum isolate Shixiya-1 chromosome 11, ASM2569848v2, whole genome shotgun sequence genomic window:
- the LOC108472532 gene encoding F-box protein At5g07610-like, whose amino-acid sequence MKRSRPSSASAETIAYNDDLLTQILIRIPAKHLLKLKLICKQWRSLISSLQFSLSHSLHHQNRGFLTPSALFLGIGNYYRPPFELPALPLTPDSRLPVLDFIVDPHFKILQSCNGLLLGHFYYNINERLRYFICNPTTRKFKMISLPVSQLGSLRAVNLAFDPMKSPHYNIICVRKLPSPNKRFGLYIYSSKSDEWDSSWISFRANEYIRFDHGVFCNGVFHWNSNGRKSLRFDLENKVLKKMPMLAPMFQAPQGSEDEDSRYFGESRGHLHLGVTYMPLCFKFNIFEMAADYSHWFLKYCLNLDDTMKAFPDLRLPVVDIYYGFHVLSVIRSEGEESKVVILLDYKAICYELKDGVLLNVNELKQCPETLNRCPLNYIGIQVYQYFETLSCV is encoded by the coding sequence ATGAAGAGAAGCAGACCCTCCTCGGCTTCGGCAGAAACCATCGCCTACAATGACGACCTTCTCACCCAAATCCTCATAAGAATACCTGCAAAACATCTCCTCAAACTCAAATTAATCTGTAAACAATGGCGTTCCCTTATTTCCAGCCTCCAATTCTCTCTTTCCCACTCTCTTCACCACCAGAACCGAGGCTTTCTAACCCCATCAGCCCTCTTTCTAGGCATCGGCAACTACTACAGACCTCCCTTTGAATTACCCGCTCTTCCCTTAACTCCTGATAGCAGACTTCCCGTCTTGGATTTCATTGTTGACCCACACTTCAAAATCCTCCAATCTTGCAACGGCTTGCTTTTGGGTCATTTTTATTACAATATTAATGAAAGGTTGAGGTACTTCATCTGCAATCCAACTACCCGTAAGTTCAAAATGATTTCTTTACCTGTATCCCAATTGGGTTCTTTGCGTGCTGTGAATTTAGCCTTTGATCCTATGAAATCACCTCATTATAACATCATTTGTGTAAGGAAATTGCCTTCTCCAAATAAAAGGTTCGGTCTGTATATCTATTCATCAAAGTCTGATGAATGGGATTCTTCTTGGATTAGTTTTCGGGCCAACGAGTATATAAGGTTTGACCATGGTGTTTTCTGTAATGGGGTCTTTCATTGGAACAGTAACGGTAGGAAATCTTTGCGGTTTGATTTGGAGAATAAAGTGTTAAAGAAAATGCCAATGTTGGCTCCTATGTTTCAAGCTCCGCAAGGCTCGGAGGATGAGGATAGTCGATATTTTGGGGAGTCTAGGGGCCATTTGCATCTTGGAGTTACATACATGCCACtttgttttaaatttaatattttcgaGATGGCGGCTGATTATTCTCATTGGTTTCTTAAATACTGTCTGAACCTGGATGATACTATGAAAGCTTTCCCTGACTTGAGGTTACCTGTTGTTGATATCTATTATGGATTCCATGTTTTATCTGTTATCCGATCTGAAGGTGAGGAGTCAAAAGTTGTGATTCTCTTGGATTATAAAGCAATTTGCTATGAGCTTAAGGATGGGGTTTTGCTGAATGTTAATGAGCTAAAGCAGTGTCCGGAGACTCTCAATCGGTGTCCATTGAATTATATTGGAATTCAAGTCTATCAATATTTTGAGACACTCTCATGTGTTTGA